From Xanthocytophaga agilis, the proteins below share one genomic window:
- a CDS encoding RNA polymerase sigma-70 factor — MRNFSDAYLLEKLCQNDTTAFEEIYHRYSSKVYRIAYKKLYSKEIAEELVQDLFTKLWLKRHELHITGSIESYLAIAILNAVTTHIRACLVREKYASQIQWDHYLRETNTEDIVCVNELEETLQRAISSMPEKSREVFLLSRYESQSANQIAEHLNISHKTVEYHMGKALKYLRVHLRDFVTLIIFWFTF, encoded by the coding sequence TTTTGGAAAAATTGTGTCAAAATGACACAACGGCATTTGAAGAGATCTATCACCGATATAGCTCTAAGGTATATCGGATTGCTTATAAGAAACTGTATTCTAAAGAAATAGCAGAAGAACTGGTACAGGATCTGTTTACCAAACTTTGGCTAAAACGCCATGAGTTACATATTACTGGCTCTATTGAGAGTTATCTGGCAATTGCTATTCTCAATGCTGTAACTACCCATATCCGAGCCTGCTTAGTGCGAGAAAAATATGCCTCACAAATACAATGGGATCATTACCTGAGAGAAACCAATACGGAAGATATAGTATGTGTTAACGAACTGGAAGAAACCTTACAGAGAGCGATTTCCAGTATGCCTGAAAAATCCAGAGAAGTATTTTTATTAAGCCGCTATGAAAGCCAATCAGCCAACCAGATAGCAGAGCATCTTAACATTTCTCATAAAACAGTGGAATATCATATGGGGAAGGCACTAAAATATCTTCGGGTTCATCTTCGTGACTTTGTAACACTTATTATCTTCTGGTTTACTTTCTGA
- a CDS encoding FecR family protein — translation MNQEKLIELLDKYKKGELSQEEKIVFAQWFHMLGKDIADPLPTEAEEKEWTKTNWNKLLTNLDVQNIQTVPTQTPSYFRWWVAASILLIAGLTLWYYKSSDTENTSVISQIESMRLIEKTNNTAQVISLALEDSSTVLLQPGSTLKYPTNFESEQREVFLTGEAFFQVARNPEKPFLVYTGDIITKVLGTSFTIKAYEKSSSIQVSVKTGKVSVYKTVDQQKKPDAENAQTNALILTPNQQAVYHLESKELTKSLVDNPQVLDTKNATQQLVFQNKPLTEVFAALEEVYGVDISYDRHVLAGCTFTADLSDNSTLQDKLTIICKTMSGSFQVTDTMIVITSKGCN, via the coding sequence ATGAATCAAGAAAAACTTATTGAGCTATTAGACAAATATAAGAAGGGGGAACTTAGTCAGGAAGAAAAGATTGTTTTTGCACAATGGTTTCATATGTTGGGGAAAGACATTGCTGACCCATTGCCGACTGAAGCAGAAGAAAAGGAATGGACTAAAACAAACTGGAATAAACTGCTAACAAATCTGGATGTACAAAACATACAAACTGTACCAACCCAAACACCCTCTTATTTCCGATGGTGGGTAGCCGCTTCTATCCTATTGATAGCAGGTTTAACACTTTGGTATTATAAATCATCTGACACAGAAAACACATCTGTCATTAGCCAGATAGAAAGTATGCGTTTGATTGAAAAAACAAACAATACAGCCCAGGTTATATCTCTTGCATTGGAAGATAGTAGTACTGTTTTACTACAACCAGGAAGTACACTAAAGTATCCTACAAACTTTGAATCAGAACAAAGAGAAGTCTTTTTAACCGGGGAGGCCTTCTTTCAGGTAGCACGCAATCCGGAAAAACCATTTCTGGTATATACGGGTGATATCATTACCAAAGTATTGGGTACAAGTTTTACGATTAAAGCATATGAAAAGTCTTCAAGCATCCAGGTAAGTGTAAAAACGGGAAAAGTTTCAGTATATAAAACTGTTGATCAACAAAAGAAACCAGATGCTGAAAATGCACAAACCAATGCATTAATATTAACACCCAATCAACAGGCGGTCTATCATCTTGAAAGCAAAGAACTTACTAAAAGTCTGGTAGATAATCCTCAGGTATTAGATACAAAAAATGCAACTCAACAGTTAGTCTTTCAGAACAAGCCACTTACTGAAGTATTTGCTGCATTGGAAGAAGTATATGGAGTAGATATATCCTATGATCGGCATGTATTGGCAGGCTGTACTTTCACAGCTGACCTATCAGACAACTCGACACTACAGGATAAGTTAACTATTATTTGTAAAACTATGTCAGGAAGCTTTCAGGTAACAGATACAATGATTGTGATTACATCAAAAGGATGTAACTAA
- a CDS encoding TonB-dependent receptor → MQTKRQLPKIVWKIMKISALQISIVLLFGGIALANHSYSYAQADLSKKVTLQFDNQQLHVVLSQIEKMTNIKFSYIPQAILPERKVSVHADNKAVEDILQTILQPLNINYEVVGSQVVLSKRIADDSSNGKMDANTSTSVNAYAITITGTVTDENGNGLPGVSVSLKGTTTGTSTDKDGKYSLAIPSENGTLVFSFIGYTTEEIAINNRNVVDIKLVPDIKALSEVVVVGYGTQRRVEVTSAVQTVKAENFVKGPVLDAGQLLQGKVAGLSITAPSGDPTSGSQILLRGNTTLLGANSNPLVIIDGIPGDLKTVSPEDIESIDVLKDGSAAAIYGTRGTNGVILVTTRRAGANFTNSVEYSGYVSTQTIARKLNMLTAADYRSQITSGQRDASWDLGSSTDWLKESTQTPISHVHNITFRGGNNTTNYLANVNYRSLQGIFKKSNNETFTGRIDINHSMFNDKVKLNMGILNANNKYTTTGDGFSFSGYTYRQTLIQNPTAPVKDSTGHWFEQPSLFNYENPLGRIYESDGENSSQNTRLNASLTFNPIKDLKLSALVSYTKFNENRGYAETKNHISTLRDGKNGYASVGASSNVSKLMELTAQYSKEINNHKFTILGGYSYQDNMYTNFWMQNWDFPTDRFSYNNIGIGNALKTGLAPEFSTKTLTNLIGFFGRLTYNYNEKYLLMVSLRHEAASQLYGTKQPWGNFPAVSAGWRISSEPFMRNQNVIDELKLRAGYGVTGTQPSDLFLGVAILSYGNYVYSDGKWIQTLGPSQNPNPNLRWEEKHESNIGIDYSLLKGKISGSVDYYIRRINGLLYDFQVPSPPNLYPSTRANVGIMENKGLEVMLNITPVQTQDFQWTTSFNFSTNTNKLVSLSNDIYKTTNNYFTTGSTGEPIQTFTNIVTVGKNIGDFYGFKVVDISEDGKWIYEGRDGKPVAYDDFQHAFEDKKVLGNGLPKFYAGWNNNFRYKNFDLSVTMRGAFKYQILNFQRMYYENTGLQQYNRLKSAYDKVYGKAVLSTSMPLEFNSHYVENGDFWKIDNIILGYNIRNLNNKYIHSARVYVSTLNTFIITGYKGIDPEVNRLGLNPGNDERDKYPTTRTFTVGVNLNF, encoded by the coding sequence ATGCAAACAAAACGACAACTTCCTAAAATTGTTTGGAAAATCATGAAGATCTCAGCCCTCCAGATAAGTATAGTTCTTCTATTCGGGGGTATTGCTCTTGCTAACCATTCCTATTCATATGCACAGGCTGATCTCAGTAAAAAAGTGACTCTACAGTTTGATAATCAACAACTACATGTTGTACTGAGTCAGATTGAGAAAATGACGAATATCAAATTTTCTTATATACCACAGGCCATCTTACCTGAGCGTAAAGTCAGTGTTCATGCTGATAATAAGGCGGTCGAAGATATTTTACAAACCATTCTCCAGCCTTTAAATATAAATTATGAAGTAGTAGGCAGCCAGGTGGTTTTAAGTAAAAGGATAGCTGATGATTCTTCAAATGGAAAGATGGATGCCAATACCTCGACTAGTGTAAATGCCTATGCAATCACTATTACAGGCACTGTCACAGACGAAAACGGCAATGGACTCCCTGGGGTGAGCGTGAGTTTGAAAGGTACAACTACTGGTACCTCTACCGATAAAGATGGAAAATACTCGCTGGCAATACCTAGTGAAAATGGTACTCTGGTATTTTCATTTATAGGGTATACCACTGAAGAAATTGCCATTAACAACCGCAATGTCGTAGATATCAAACTGGTTCCAGACATCAAAGCACTATCAGAAGTAGTAGTTGTCGGATATGGCACGCAGCGCCGGGTAGAAGTAACCAGTGCTGTGCAAACAGTGAAAGCTGAAAACTTTGTCAAAGGCCCTGTACTGGATGCAGGTCAGTTGCTACAAGGTAAAGTAGCAGGACTTAGTATTACAGCACCCAGTGGTGATCCTACCAGTGGCTCACAGATTTTACTTCGTGGAAATACAACCTTATTAGGTGCAAACTCTAATCCGCTGGTAATTATTGATGGTATACCAGGCGATTTGAAAACAGTGTCTCCTGAAGATATTGAAAGTATTGATGTATTAAAGGATGGTTCGGCCGCAGCTATTTATGGAACACGTGGAACCAATGGGGTTATTCTGGTGACCACCCGCAGAGCAGGAGCTAACTTTACCAATAGTGTAGAATACAGTGGCTATGTAAGTACACAAACTATTGCCAGAAAGTTGAATATGTTGACAGCCGCAGATTATCGCAGTCAGATTACGTCTGGTCAACGGGATGCATCCTGGGATCTGGGCAGCTCTACAGATTGGCTGAAAGAGAGTACGCAAACTCCTATCTCTCACGTTCATAATATTACTTTTAGAGGAGGTAATAATACAACTAATTATCTGGCAAATGTTAACTATCGTTCACTTCAGGGGATATTCAAAAAATCAAATAATGAAACGTTCACTGGCAGAATAGATATCAATCACTCTATGTTCAATGACAAGGTGAAGCTGAATATGGGTATTCTGAATGCAAACAATAAATATACGACAACAGGTGATGGATTTAGTTTTAGTGGATATACTTATCGCCAAACCTTAATCCAAAACCCAACGGCTCCGGTTAAAGATTCAACAGGGCACTGGTTTGAGCAGCCCAGCTTGTTTAATTATGAAAATCCACTGGGACGGATTTATGAAAGCGATGGGGAAAACTCTTCTCAGAATACAAGGCTGAATGCCTCTCTTACATTTAACCCTATAAAAGATCTGAAGTTATCAGCGCTGGTTTCGTATACTAAGTTCAATGAAAACAGAGGATATGCAGAAACCAAAAACCATATTTCCACTCTGCGGGATGGCAAGAATGGTTATGCATCTGTAGGAGCCAGTAGCAATGTAAGCAAGCTGATGGAGCTAACTGCTCAATACTCCAAGGAGATTAATAATCATAAGTTTACAATTTTAGGTGGTTATAGCTATCAGGATAATATGTATACCAACTTCTGGATGCAGAACTGGGACTTTCCAACGGATCGCTTCAGCTATAATAATATTGGTATTGGGAATGCATTAAAAACAGGTCTGGCACCCGAGTTTAGTACTAAAACACTTACCAATCTGATTGGCTTCTTTGGTAGGTTAACCTACAACTACAATGAGAAGTATCTGTTGATGGTTAGCTTACGTCATGAGGCTGCCAGTCAGTTATACGGGACCAAACAACCTTGGGGTAACTTCCCGGCAGTATCCGCAGGCTGGCGTATTAGCAGTGAACCATTTATGCGCAATCAAAATGTGATAGATGAGTTAAAACTTCGTGCAGGATATGGGGTTACAGGTACACAACCCAGTGATTTGTTTTTGGGTGTAGCAATTCTCAGCTATGGAAACTATGTATATTCAGATGGCAAATGGATTCAAACGCTTGGACCTTCTCAGAACCCCAATCCTAACTTACGCTGGGAAGAAAAACATGAGAGCAACATTGGTATAGATTACTCCTTATTGAAAGGCAAGATAAGTGGTAGTGTAGACTATTATATCCGCCGCATCAATGGACTATTGTATGACTTCCAGGTACCAAGTCCTCCAAACTTATACCCTTCTACCCGTGCAAACGTAGGAATTATGGAAAACAAAGGTCTGGAAGTAATGCTTAACATCACCCCGGTTCAGACACAGGATTTCCAATGGACAACCAGCTTTAATTTCTCTACCAATACCAACAAGCTGGTGAGTCTTTCCAACGATATCTATAAAACCACCAACAATTACTTCACTACAGGATCTACGGGTGAACCTATTCAAACCTTTACCAACATTGTCACTGTAGGCAAAAACATTGGTGACTTCTATGGATTTAAAGTAGTAGACATTTCAGAAGACGGAAAATGGATATATGAAGGCCGTGATGGCAAACCTGTGGCTTATGATGATTTTCAGCATGCCTTTGAAGATAAGAAAGTATTGGGCAATGGACTTCCTAAATTTTATGCAGGATGGAATAACAACTTCCGGTACAAAAATTTCGATCTGAGCGTTACCATGCGGGGAGCCTTCAAATACCAGATTCTGAACTTCCAACGCATGTATTATGAAAATACAGGTTTACAACAATACAATCGTCTGAAGTCAGCCTACGACAAAGTGTATGGCAAGGCCGTTTTAAGTACGAGTATGCCGCTAGAGTTCAATAGTCATTATGTTGAAAACGGCGATTTCTGGAAGATAGACAACATCATTCTGGGCTACAATATTCGTAACCTGAACAACAAATACATTCACTCTGCACGTGTGTATGTGTCTACATTAAACACATTCATCATTACAGGTTATAAGGGAATAGACCCTGAAGTAAACCGCCTCGGATTAAACCCTGGCAACGATGAACGGGATAAATATCCAACTACCCGCACATTTACCGTTGGGGTTAATCTAAACTTCTAA
- a CDS encoding RagB/SusD family nutrient uptake outer membrane protein encodes MKFSTLHKYFIVGILGISACTRLYDVSYNQIIAGQFNPTTSDIAALVGAAYTNWRDVLQQWNGLFRIQEVSADQLVIPSRPNGWVDGGIYRRIHEHKWTPDDDITIQTWGRSFAGITNCNRIIYQIESGGIPITDAKEATLAELKVLRASYYYVLCDLYGNVPIITKFDLPEGQLPEQNTRKEVYEFIVKEITDNLPLLSEDNNQSTYGRFNKWAAHALLAKVYLNAEVYSGTAAWDKCIEQCDAVINSGAGFALEANQKDVFQTENETSKEIIFALPFDEKYVTAWNSFSIHMETLQPSNQATYNLQFTPWGGICAIPQFIDTFDPDDSRLKNNWIQGQQYSSSGVALKSTLGAYAGQPLSFINELPGVDQSEEVHGFRLGKFEIADNSTVNLSNDWPLLRYADVLMMKAESLLRTGKADDAATLVTQVRARNFTSNPAKATVTGADLMKGSSYDYGLRNHLTSTDEGGADIQYGRFLDELGWEFAQEGRRRQDLIRFGVFTNKSWLSHSPNGDYRTLLPIPRPEIAKNGNLSQNSGY; translated from the coding sequence ATGAAATTTTCGACTCTACATAAATATTTTATTGTTGGCATTCTGGGCATTTCTGCCTGTACCAGATTGTATGATGTAAGTTACAATCAGATTATTGCTGGTCAGTTTAATCCTACCACCAGTGATATAGCGGCATTGGTAGGTGCGGCCTATACAAACTGGCGGGATGTACTACAGCAATGGAATGGTTTGTTTCGGATACAGGAAGTATCTGCCGATCAACTGGTGATCCCATCCCGTCCCAATGGATGGGTAGATGGAGGTATCTATCGCCGGATACATGAACACAAATGGACACCTGATGACGACATTACTATCCAGACCTGGGGGCGGTCTTTTGCGGGTATTACCAACTGTAACCGTATCATTTACCAGATTGAATCAGGAGGTATACCTATCACAGATGCGAAAGAAGCTACACTAGCAGAATTGAAGGTACTTCGGGCTTCCTATTATTATGTGCTTTGTGACCTATATGGCAATGTACCTATCATTACGAAATTTGATCTTCCTGAAGGACAGCTACCAGAACAAAATACCCGCAAAGAGGTCTATGAATTTATTGTAAAGGAAATTACAGACAACCTGCCTCTGCTAAGTGAAGACAATAATCAATCTACGTATGGACGGTTTAATAAATGGGCAGCCCATGCCCTGCTGGCAAAGGTATACCTGAATGCAGAAGTATATAGTGGCACAGCAGCCTGGGATAAATGCATTGAGCAGTGTGACGCTGTCATCAATTCTGGTGCAGGCTTTGCCTTAGAGGCCAACCAGAAAGATGTCTTCCAAACAGAAAATGAAACCTCTAAAGAGATCATTTTCGCTCTCCCATTTGATGAAAAATATGTAACTGCCTGGAATTCTTTTTCCATACACATGGAAACGTTACAACCTTCTAATCAGGCTACTTATAATCTTCAATTTACACCCTGGGGAGGTATCTGTGCTATCCCTCAATTTATCGACACCTTCGATCCAGACGATAGTCGCCTGAAAAACAACTGGATTCAGGGACAACAATACTCGTCCAGTGGAGTAGCCCTAAAGTCTACACTGGGAGCCTATGCAGGCCAACCTCTGAGTTTCATTAATGAACTTCCGGGAGTAGACCAATCGGAAGAAGTGCATGGATTTCGCTTAGGTAAATTTGAGATTGCCGATAACTCTACTGTTAATCTTAGTAACGATTGGCCATTGCTACGTTATGCCGATGTGTTGATGATGAAAGCAGAATCTTTATTACGCACTGGAAAAGCGGATGATGCAGCGACACTGGTTACTCAGGTAAGAGCACGTAATTTTACTTCTAATCCTGCGAAAGCCACTGTAACAGGTGCAGATCTGATGAAAGGCAGTAGCTATGACTATGGCTTACGCAATCACCTGACCAGCACTGATGAAGGCGGTGCAGATATTCAATATGGTCGATTCTTGGATGAGCTGGGCTGGGAATTTGCACAGGAAGGCCGTCGTCGTCAGGACCTGATCCGTTTTGGAGTGTTTACGAATAAATCCTGGTTGTCACATAGTCCCAATGGCGATTACAGGACACTACTACCTATACCACGGCCCGAAATAGCTAAAAATGGAAATTTAAGTCAGAATTCTGGCTATTAA
- a CDS encoding glycoside hydrolase family 127 protein, which yields MKKIIFSSACFLISLGSALSQIKPVEPSKAARFPLQDVKLLDSPFLNAEQTDLNYILSLDPDRLLAPFLREAGFTPKASSYTNWENTGLDGHVGGHYLTALALMYASTGNTKVQERLNYMISELKRCQDKNGNGYIGGTPGGLEMWKQVAQGKIEVSNFSLNNKWVPWYNIHKLYAGLRDAYWYANNQDAKEMLIKLSDWAVKLVANLDEAQIQKMLTAEHGGMNEIFADVASITGDKKYLELARKFSHQIILTPLTTDQDKLNGLHANTQIPKVIGFKRIAELDGDKSYEEAARFFWETVVNHRSVAIGGNSVREHFHPASDFTSMITDVEGPETCNTYNMLKLTESLYQTSAEVKYIDYYEKGLYNHILSSQHPDRGGFVYFTPMRPRHYRVYSQPQSSFWCCVGSGLENHAKYGEMIYAHSANELFVNLFIPSSVSWKEKNLTLTQQTRFPDNEDVTLLIEAKKPTTFELKVRYPSWVSAGTLTVSINGKAEKITTTPGTYISLNRKWKTGDKIELHIPMANRLEQIADHTNYYAVFHGPILLAAKTDTTDLTGLFADDSRMGHVAKGKLYPLSESPLLVGEEKNLLASLTPVTGKSLTFTASDVIYPKKYQQVELIPFFRLHDARYVVYWPQTTQAQIAQTQEMLAKKEYINLKDEKRTIDKVFPGEQQPESDHFFIGENTQTGIHKNRHWRDARGWFSYVLNNKEKKATLLQVTYYGLDKDRTFDIFLNDVKVTSVTLDGSRGDQFFTTEYPIPAQVIQKSKDDKIVVKFVAAIGSVAGGVYDVRLLKN from the coding sequence ATGAAAAAAATCATTTTCTCATCTGCCTGCTTTCTGATTTCACTAGGATCTGCTCTATCTCAGATCAAACCGGTTGAGCCCAGTAAAGCTGCCCGGTTTCCATTACAGGATGTAAAATTGCTTGATAGCCCCTTCCTTAATGCAGAACAGACCGACCTAAACTATATACTATCTCTTGATCCGGACAGACTACTTGCTCCATTCTTACGGGAAGCTGGATTTACACCCAAAGCAAGCAGTTATACCAACTGGGAAAATACAGGTCTGGATGGTCATGTAGGAGGGCATTATCTTACGGCTCTGGCACTGATGTATGCTTCTACAGGCAATACGAAAGTACAGGAACGCCTGAATTATATGATCAGCGAACTAAAACGTTGTCAGGATAAAAATGGCAATGGGTACATAGGTGGCACTCCTGGTGGACTGGAAATGTGGAAGCAGGTAGCACAGGGCAAAATAGAGGTAAGTAATTTCTCCTTGAATAATAAATGGGTACCGTGGTATAATATTCATAAGCTGTATGCTGGTTTACGGGATGCATACTGGTATGCGAACAATCAGGATGCAAAGGAAATGCTGATTAAGTTATCAGACTGGGCAGTGAAGCTGGTAGCCAATCTGGATGAAGCACAGATTCAGAAAATGCTTACAGCTGAACATGGAGGAATGAATGAGATCTTTGCCGATGTAGCATCCATTACTGGTGATAAAAAATACCTGGAACTAGCCCGGAAGTTTTCACACCAGATCATTCTGACACCTTTAACTACAGATCAGGATAAACTCAATGGACTACATGCCAATACACAGATTCCCAAAGTAATTGGATTTAAACGTATCGCTGAACTGGATGGAGATAAGAGCTATGAAGAAGCTGCTCGTTTCTTCTGGGAAACGGTTGTCAATCACCGATCAGTAGCGATTGGAGGCAATAGTGTACGGGAGCATTTTCATCCCGCCTCTGACTTTACGTCGATGATCACAGATGTAGAAGGGCCGGAAACCTGTAATACGTATAATATGCTGAAACTTACAGAAAGTCTATACCAGACTTCTGCAGAGGTGAAGTATATAGATTATTATGAGAAGGGATTGTATAACCATATCTTATCTTCCCAACATCCGGATCGGGGTGGCTTTGTGTATTTTACCCCAATGCGTCCCAGACATTATCGAGTATACTCTCAGCCACAATCCAGCTTCTGGTGCTGTGTAGGATCAGGTCTGGAAAACCATGCCAAGTATGGGGAGATGATTTATGCCCATTCTGCCAATGAACTATTTGTCAATTTGTTTATACCTTCGTCGGTATCCTGGAAAGAAAAAAATCTCACCCTCACTCAACAAACCCGCTTTCCAGATAATGAAGATGTTACTCTTCTGATTGAGGCAAAGAAACCAACTACATTCGAATTAAAAGTACGCTATCCATCCTGGGTATCAGCAGGAACCTTAACAGTCAGCATTAATGGCAAAGCAGAAAAGATAACAACTACTCCTGGAACATATATCTCTCTAAACCGAAAATGGAAAACAGGAGATAAAATAGAACTGCATATCCCCATGGCAAACCGTCTGGAACAGATTGCCGACCATACGAATTATTACGCCGTGTTTCATGGTCCGATTCTGCTGGCAGCTAAAACAGATACAACTGACCTGACAGGATTATTTGCTGATGACAGCCGGATGGGCCATGTCGCCAAAGGTAAACTATATCCACTATCAGAATCACCCTTATTGGTTGGAGAGGAAAAGAATTTACTTGCCAGCCTCACACCTGTAACAGGCAAATCACTGACATTTACAGCTTCAGATGTGATCTATCCCAAAAAGTACCAACAGGTAGAGCTTATCCCATTCTTCCGTTTACATGATGCCCGTTATGTTGTTTACTGGCCTCAGACTACCCAGGCGCAAATTGCTCAAACACAGGAAATGCTGGCGAAAAAAGAATACATCAACCTAAAAGACGAAAAACGCACAATAGACAAAGTTTTCCCAGGAGAACAGCAACCCGAATCAGATCATTTCTTTATCGGAGAAAATACCCAGACAGGCATACATAAAAATCGTCACTGGCGCGATGCCCGTGGCTGGTTTAGTTATGTACTAAACAACAAAGAGAAGAAGGCTACCCTTCTACAGGTTACATACTATGGCCTGGATAAAGATCGCACGTTTGATATATTTCTGAATGATGTGAAAGTTACCAGCGTCACATTGGATGGCAGCCGTGGAGATCAGTTTTTTACAACTGAATATCCTATTCCTGCTCAGGTTATACAAAAAAGCAAAGACGATAAGATTGTCGTAAAGTTTGTCGCTGCGATTGGTTCTGTAGCAGGTGGAGTGTATGATGTACGCCTGCTGAAAAACTAA
- a CDS encoding NAD(P)/FAD-dependent oxidoreductase: MKKTLEWVLPPEVAYDDIRFEQEVRNQLRLTPDTPAFIRKIRRSIDARSRQIKVNLAADVYINEPVPPLLSFEKSYTDVSKKDQAVIVGFGPAGMFAALRLIEMGIKPIVLERGKDARNRRRDLAAITKDHVVNPDSNYCFGEGGAGTYSDGKLYTRSKKRGDVRRILEILVAHGATSEILVDAHPHIGTNKLPQVVTAIRESILEAGGEIRFDTKVTDFILKDGEMRGVITHQGEKIEGLGVILATGHSARDIFELLHTRNILIEAKPFAMGVRVEHQQQFIDSVQYHCAVRGNYLPAASYSLVAQARYKGVEKGVFSFCMCPGGYIVPAATAPGEIVVNGMSPSRRDGQFANSGMVVSVDEADWKPYEKLGPLAGLQIQKVLEQTAFQLAGQTQTAPAQRLQDYVNGKISSSLLPTSYQPGLVSVDMTTILPPSIAVRLREGLKVFGKQMKGYLTNEAQMVGVESRTSSPVRIPRDKETLEHPQIKRLFPCGEGAGYAGGIVSAAMDGERCAEQLVAHYQNKK, encoded by the coding sequence ATGAAAAAGACACTGGAATGGGTACTTCCTCCGGAAGTAGCCTATGATGACATTCGTTTTGAACAGGAGGTTCGCAACCAATTACGCCTCACACCTGATACACCTGCCTTTATTCGTAAAATACGTCGTTCTATAGATGCCCGCAGCCGACAGATTAAAGTAAATCTGGCAGCAGATGTCTATATCAATGAACCAGTCCCTCCGCTTTTGTCTTTTGAAAAATCCTATACAGATGTCAGCAAAAAAGATCAGGCAGTTATCGTTGGGTTTGGTCCGGCAGGCATGTTTGCGGCATTGCGTCTGATTGAAATGGGGATCAAACCGATTGTGCTGGAACGGGGTAAAGACGCTCGTAATCGTCGTCGGGATCTGGCAGCTATCACCAAAGATCATGTTGTAAATCCAGATTCCAACTATTGTTTTGGTGAAGGAGGTGCAGGAACCTATTCAGACGGAAAGTTATATACCCGTTCTAAAAAACGGGGTGATGTGCGTCGTATTCTGGAAATACTGGTAGCCCATGGAGCCACCTCTGAAATTCTGGTAGATGCTCATCCTCACATCGGGACCAATAAACTACCTCAGGTCGTAACAGCAATTCGCGAAAGTATTCTGGAAGCAGGTGGCGAAATCCGATTTGATACTAAAGTCACAGACTTTATTTTAAAAGATGGTGAGATGCGCGGTGTTATCACACACCAGGGAGAGAAAATAGAAGGACTTGGTGTTATTCTGGCGACAGGCCATTCCGCAAGAGATATCTTTGAATTACTACATACCCGCAATATACTCATCGAAGCCAAACCATTTGCCATGGGGGTGCGGGTAGAACACCAGCAACAATTTATTGACAGTGTTCAATACCACTGCGCCGTTCGTGGCAACTATCTGCCTGCTGCTTCCTATTCACTGGTAGCACAAGCCCGATACAAGGGAGTTGAGAAAGGTGTTTTTTCGTTTTGTATGTGTCCGGGGGGGTATATTGTGCCTGCAGCCACAGCACCTGGTGAGATTGTAGTCAATGGAATGTCTCCATCCCGACGCGACGGCCAATTTGCTAACTCAGGGATGGTGGTATCTGTAGATGAAGCAGACTGGAAACCATATGAAAAGCTAGGTCCACTGGCAGGGCTACAAATACAAAAAGTATTGGAACAAACTGCATTTCAACTAGCAGGACAAACACAAACTGCACCAGCACAGCGTCTGCAGGATTACGTAAACGGTAAAATATCCTCTTCCTTACTACCTACCTCCTATCAGCCTGGACTTGTCTCTGTAGATATGACTACTATTCTTCCACCTTCTATTGCTGTTCGTTTGCGGGAAGGTTTAAAGGTATTTGGCAAACAGATGAAAGGCTATCTCACCAATGAGGCTCAGATGGTAGGTGTAGAGAGCCGGACGTCTTCGCCTGTGCGTATTCCAAGAGACAAAGAGACCTTGGAACATCCACAAATCAAGCGGTTATTTCCATGTGGTGAAGGAGCCGGCTATGCAGGTGGTATTGTTTCAGCAGCTATGGATGGCGAACGCTGTGCTGAACAACTGGTGGCACACTATCAAAACAAAAAATGA
- a CDS encoding Fur family transcriptional regulator: protein MNSSVKLLKDHKLRNTSCREEVLDFFLEKDAALSHSDLESQLSDSFDRVTLYRTLKTFLDAGLIHKVLDDEGGAKYALCKSHCTDHHHLDNHVHFKCMNCGKTSCLDSITIPSVSLPKGYEGTDVYLLVQGVCRICGEKN, encoded by the coding sequence GTGAATTCTTCTGTCAAACTACTAAAAGATCATAAACTGCGGAATACTTCCTGTCGGGAAGAGGTGTTGGATTTCTTTTTGGAAAAAGATGCAGCCCTTTCACATTCCGATCTGGAATCTCAGTTAAGTGATTCCTTTGATCGTGTAACGTTGTATCGTACATTAAAGACGTTTCTGGATGCAGGCCTAATTCACAAAGTGCTTGACGATGAAGGAGGAGCTAAATATGCATTGTGTAAAAGCCATTGTACCGATCATCACCATCTGGATAATCATGTGCACTTTAAATGTATGAACTGTGGCAAAACCAGTTGCTTGGATAGTATAACCATTCCTTCTGTTAGCCTACCCAAAGGGTATGAAGGAACAGATGTTTATTTGCTAGTACAGGGAGTTTGCCGGATTTGTGGCGAAAAAAATTAA